The Neoasaia chiangmaiensis sequence AAAGATCCAGTTGCTCACGCGAGAAAACCATGATGCGTCGTCCGTCTTTGCCGGACTTACGCAACAAGGCTTCCCAACGCGTTCGTTCGGTTATGACGCTTCCTGAAAGAATGAGGATCGGGCCACCTTCATGAGCGAGTCGCACGTCCCGTGGAATACCAATGCTAGCCATCTGTTGGACAAACAGCTTGAGGAAACGCTTGAAACGCGTATCGGGATGCGCTTTCGCACGAAGGTCCTTTTTAGGCAGCACATCATAGGAACTGGCGGCCTGGGAATCGAACCATGTCTGGAAGAGAACCTGACGAGCCTCGCGCCAGGGCTGGGTATCCTTCCAGATTAAACGGGCCGCCTTCAGGTATTTGAGGCCAGCCTCAAACGAACCCAAAGCAGCCGCAATACGCACGCAATTCAGATAACTCCAGCGATTGGGCGTATCCGTTTCAAGCGAGCGACTGAAAGCAGCAAGAGCCTGCTGTGGGGCGGCGCGGCCTTGATAAAAATCCCCAAGAGTATGCCAGACCAATCCACGACCCGGTTCAAGGCGGGTAGCTTCCAGAAGTGACGTCTCCGCAATATGGTACTGACCGGTCGCCGCCGCACGCCCAGCACGCGCTATCCACAGATCCGCACCGCCAACACCTTCGACCAGTTCTCCATGGCCCGGTTCCGCACTGTCCAGAAAGGCCTCAAGCAGTTCCACGCGCGTCGCGGTCCGAAAACGGTTCGGCTCCCGCCTCTGCATGACCTCCCATCGGAACGCACGCGGAAAATCCCGCTGTCCGATCAGCGCCTGCAAAACCGCCTCCTCTGATGGCGCGCGATCAAGCAGGCTGCCGGTCGACAACCAATGCCGATACGCGTCGACATCACCAAGATCCGCAACATCCGGATATCGGCTGCGATAGAATTGCGGGTCGAACTCTGTCGCGAGGGACAGCGGCGCCAAGCGTTCAATGCCACGTTCCGCCAGCGCAAGCGCAGCTTCGGCAACGTTCCGTGCCGGTTTACACCACTCGAAATTAAGCGCGTTGAATTCCTGCAAATCTATCTTGTGCAGCCAAGGCCCGCTGATCACGTCGTAACGATGCAACAGGATCACACGCGCCGGCGCCCCCTCGGCGTGCTGCTGCTGCTCTTCCGGCGTCAAAACGATAGTGCCGTTTTCGACGAGATCTTCGAATGCCGCATCGATCGCGCCAAAACTGTACAGATAAGGCCGTCCCGCCGCGCGACCGACATTCTTGTAATGCTCCGCCGCACGCCATGCGCATGGCTCAAGTACAGGAAGATCGGGGTTCGCCATGAAATACGCACCGGCATCAAATCCCGGCGGCATCTCCTGCATGAGCGTGCGATACTCTGCGCGCATCGCCGCTTCCGAACCATAACGGCCGACAAGCCTGCCATGTGTCAGATAATGATCTTCAAGCGCGCGATCATTGGGCAGGGCATGCAGATCGCGATAGAAACGGCGGTAGAAAGCGGGATCGAAACTCTCGTCTCCACCGCGTCGCGCTTCCTTTACCTGATGCCTGACCAATGCATCGAGCCGGGCATGACGATGCGGGTCGCGATCCGGCCGCATCGCCTCTCGCGCCAGACGAGACGCCGCGATCGAGCCAGGAATCCAATAGTCTTCGTCACGCGCCCGCGCATGGATTTGCTCATCCGTCATCTCCGGCGCGATGAGGACGACACTGCGGGTCTTCTCGCTGACCGCATCAATCTCGTAGACGTCACTCAACATCTGCTCGATCGTTGTGGCATTCGGATTCACGAACCGATCAATCAGCGGCGTCGTGAATTCCGACCAGAAGCCAGCTGCCGCCATCCAAAGGAAGACGATATCCGATGGATCCGACGCAACTGTCGCCAGAATTTGATGAGATGGATGATGCGGATCTTCCGCTTTTCCAACCTCATAGACCGGAACGGTCTTGCCCCCCCGTTGCTCAAACCCAAGCAGTGGACCATAAAGCGGATGCTTGAAGAACATTTCCAGCCAGGCAAAGCTTTCCTTCAGTATAGGAGGAAGAACGGCCTCACTTAACAAAGGTGCGTCCTGGAATATCACATGCGGAAGTGCCGTCTGGCTGTTGCCACTGTAGTTTCCATTCGTGGCAATGCAATGAAAATGAATGAGCGGAAGCGAACCGCCCAAATCGTCCAGCCCTTCCTGCAAAAAGAAGGTGTTGAGATCTCGAACAACTGTGCCGGAATAACCAACATCGCTGACATGAACACTACGATGACCGAAAAAACCAGCATCGCGCAAATAATTGAGTGCATCCCGCCGCTTGGCCATTAGCGCAAGCCGAATTTCTTCTGTCAGCCCTGCATCGACATATGCATCCAAAACAGTGAATGTGTCGGTTTTCGAATGATAGATACGATCGGGGTCAAGCGTCGGCGGTGTCGCCTCAATCCCCATGATGGTCGATAGCTGTCGAGGCGTCGCCTTACCAAGATGCAGCCAGAACGCATGCCCGATAGACTGCAGCAACCATTCACTTTGGAAATTGACATTGAGCCAGCACGTCGTCGCACGGCTCAGGAAAAGATCCTCTGTAGACATCGGCGAAAAAAATCGCGCGAAAAGCGGCAAATTCCACTGCTCGAGAACCTTGTGCAACAGGCAGCCGTCGCGACTGAGGAAAAACAGCTTGTCCGTGCCATCGCTTTGCGCATGCAACATGAGCTGTGCAAGAAACAGCTTCGACAGATCGCCGACTTCCTTGTGAATGTCCGGCCGACGACCATAATCCGGGCGCTCAATCTTCAATAGCGCGGCATGCGCCACGTGAATCGCCTCGGCACCGAGGCTCAACGGCATGGCGACATCCGAATGCGTATTGTCGCCGACATGAAGCGCATCGTCTGCCGATACGCCCATTGCCTTCCAGACATGTCCGAAGAGATTACCCGAGTGTTTGGTCAGATTCTCGTCAGCAGACACGAAAACCCGATCGAAGTAAGACAGCAATTCCGCTTTTTCGAGAATTTCCCGAATCTGTTCTCCAGAGAAATACATGTCGGAGACAGCAACAATGCGTTTCCCCGCCCGACGTAGCGCGGTCAGCATCTCAGCAGCACCGTCAACCGCGTAGAGATTTTGCCGGTCGATTTCGAACTCAAAAGCTGCCACCCGATGCGCCAGCGCCGTACTGCGTTCGGAATGACCCAGCCGCGCCGCAAAAAGCCGCGCCCACACATCTTCCAGACTCGGCTCTTCAATACGCACGTGCGCAGCCGTCTTCATTGCGTCCGTCGTCGCATAACGGGTGAGCGTCAGCGCGCCCGGCGCTTCCTTGCCGAACTGCCCCAGCAGGCTCAACGCAAAGGCACTGGCGAGGTCGTGAACCTCATTGACATTCAGATAGCGGCGGTAAACCAGCGTATCGAATACGTCGAACGACACCAGGTTCTGTTCGATTTCAAGCGTTTCGATTTCACACAAGCGGGAAATAGTCGTCATCGTTTTTTCTTGAGCCACTTTCGCGGAGAATTTTGGAAACGAAACGGCGCGTTCAGCCGTGGTCGAGATAGGATGGGTCGACAACAGTCTGCGCAAGCGACGGATCGAGTCGATAAGCCTGCTTGTAGGCCTCTCGGGCCTCTTCCCGTCGTTCGGCAAGCTTGAGGGCATGACCAAGCTGAATAAAGCTGTCAGCGTCAGTCGAATTCAGCGCAATCGCTCGTCGGTATGCGAGTTCCGCGTCATGAAGATAACCAGATTCCTTGAGCGCATGACCATATTGCACCCAGATGGCAGGCCGGTCTGGAATATGATTGATCGCTGCACGATAGCCCAGAGCCGCCTGTGCCCAGTCGCGCCGATCGCGTGCCTGATCTGCATGACGCATAAGCGTGCGCAATTTCGGACGTAATTTGAATGGAAAGATCATGTTTGACGCAACTACCTCGGCACCGTCTCGTCATAGGGAGAAACATTAGGCGCGCATTGAAAATAGCGCCACCGACGCAGGGCCATTCCAGCCGGAACGGGACGAATCAAACGCAGCGGCATCGTGGCATCAGCCCAGATGGGATTGACGGTAAAATCCGAACTCAGTTTTTCCTCTCCCCATATCTGCTCGAAAGCAGCACGCTCCGTCATATTCCGAGCATGCCGGAATGGGTCGAGATGGTCTAGGCCGCGTGAAACGGATTCATCATGACGAACGTCGATCAGCGGCGTCCAGATAACGCGCATGCCACGTGCGCGGAGCCTTAAACATAAGTCTATGTCACTATACGCAACAGGCAGCCGATCCGCATCGAACCCCCCGCTCTCAACGAAAACCGAACGCCGCATTCCCAGGAACGCCCCCGTTACCGCAGAGGCCTCCCGGGTAACCCCCCACCGTGCAAAATGGGCCAGGCTCTCCCGCGGCTCATGAAGTCCGTCATGGATGACGGAACCTTTCCAACCCAACAATACACCGGCATGTTGTATCGTATCGTCAGGATAAAGCAGCCTCGCACCAACGGCTCCCGCTTTCTCGAGACGCAGAAGCGCGTCAAGCGTCTCGTCCCATCCCTTTGTCAGCATCTCCATATCGTCATTGCAGAACAGAATGTTTGGTGTCTCGACCTGCGCCGCCGCCGCATTGTTCAACGCTGACCAGTTGAATACCTGATTGTTCGTCAGAATCCGCACACGCGGCAACAAAGCAAGCTCCTGAAGGGTTTTCAGATCGCTTGCATTGCTGGTTCCATTGTCGACGATGATGCATGACAAGCATTCGGGAAAGTGCGCTCGTCGGAACAGGCTCTCGACCATGCGGCGGCAATCTGCGGCATTGTCCCGCGTGCATATGATCGCCGTACAGGCTTCAGGACGATCCTCCGTCGCTCGCGATGGCAAATGAAAAGGCTCGACCGGCAGTTGTTCCGATTCACACAGGGTCGATACGAGCGCGTAAGGCACATGTGTCACGCCACGTGCATCCGCCAGCGCGGCCTCCACGATCTCGCGCGGCGCCAGATGCCGGTAGGTGCGCCAGACCTCGGCCGACAAGGCTAATGTGCCACCAACAATATCGCATTGTGAAAGCCATAGGCCGTCCGCCTCTGGACGAGCCAGAAGACGATACGGCTCGAAAGGACGCATCGTGTCATGCGTACGGCGAACTACCTCCTCGTCACAAAACGCGATGCCAACGCCTTCATGCGCCAGCGCCACGTCCATCCATGCGATCAGGTGCCGATGCGGTATGCGACCAGGCGCCAGCAGAATGATCCTATCCGCCGGGAGATCAGCAGCAAGCCCATGTTCATCCTCCGCATGGGAAACAATCTGTCCCAAGCTGGTCGGTCTATCCCATGCCTGACGCAATGCCGCGGACGCCCCCAACGTTATCACGTTGACAGGACGCGCAAGGCTGCTCAACGCGGCTATCTGAAACGCCGCCACGACCGGCGAGACATTGCGCTGCGGAACAACAATCGTCAGTCTCGATGTCGTGGAAATATTAACGGGCGGCGCGGGAAAATCAAAAAGCCTACGGAAACTGGCATAGTCCTCGGCTGGAAAAGCACTGAAGGACGCCACGTCAGGCAAGGCTCGCGCCATATCGTCAAGCGCCGCACGAATCCCATCCAGTGTAATTGCCATATGAGCAATCTGCTCACGTCCATGCGTATGCGCATAACCCGCAGAAGTCGAACGCTGCGCCTCCGTTTCGCCAGCAGCAAACAACTCCTGATGCGCTGCCATAAACCCATCATCTCGCCGGACCGCTTCGCGGAAGGAGGCAATTGCTGCCTTTCGACGCCCCATGAGATTATAAACATGCCCCAGTTGCAGACAGGCCTCTGCTTCATCCGGCGCCTCCGCCATGATCGCCCGATAGACAGCCTCTGCTTCAGGAAGACGTCCACTGTCCTTCAGCATGTTTCCCAACTGCATCTTCAAATCGAGTCGCCAAGGTGCAATCGTCACTGTCGCCTGATAGAAATAGGCACCCTCCACCGCATCCCCACGGTCTCGAGCCGCATCGGCGTGCCGCGTCAGGCGAGAAAGCCATTGCCGGGCAGGCCTGGGTGCCTGTTTCCAATAAGCGGCAGCATCCGGAACATGCCCCTTGCCGCCCAACGACTGCCAATCCGCCGCAATCGCAGCCGCGGCAGCATCCAGCGCTTCGAGTTCCTGAACAGCCGGACTCGCGCAGTTCCCGATTCCTGATGGGACCGCATG is a genomic window containing:
- a CDS encoding HAD-IA family hydrolase, whose amino-acid sequence is MTTISRLCEIETLEIEQNLVSFDVFDTLVYRRYLNVNEVHDLASAFALSLLGQFGKEAPGALTLTRYATTDAMKTAAHVRIEEPSLEDVWARLFAARLGHSERSTALAHRVAAFEFEIDRQNLYAVDGAAEMLTALRRAGKRIVAVSDMYFSGEQIREILEKAELLSYFDRVFVSADENLTKHSGNLFGHVWKAMGVSADDALHVGDNTHSDVAMPLSLGAEAIHVAHAALLKIERPDYGRRPDIHKEVGDLSKLFLAQLMLHAQSDGTDKLFFLSRDGCLLHKVLEQWNLPLFARFFSPMSTEDLFLSRATTCWLNVNFQSEWLLQSIGHAFWLHLGKATPRQLSTIMGIEATPPTLDPDRIYHSKTDTFTVLDAYVDAGLTEEIRLALMAKRRDALNYLRDAGFFGHRSVHVSDVGYSGTVVRDLNTFFLQEGLDDLGGSLPLIHFHCIATNGNYSGNSQTALPHVIFQDAPLLSEAVLPPILKESFAWLEMFFKHPLYGPLLGFEQRGGKTVPVYEVGKAEDPHHPSHQILATVASDPSDIVFLWMAAAGFWSEFTTPLIDRFVNPNATTIEQMLSDVYEIDAVSEKTRSVVLIAPEMTDEQIHARARDEDYWIPGSIAASRLAREAMRPDRDPHRHARLDALVRHQVKEARRGGDESFDPAFYRRFYRDLHALPNDRALEDHYLTHGRLVGRYGSEAAMRAEYRTLMQEMPPGFDAGAYFMANPDLPVLEPCAWRAAEHYKNVGRAAGRPYLYSFGAIDAAFEDLVENGTIVLTPEEQQQHAEGAPARVILLHRYDVISGPWLHKIDLQEFNALNFEWCKPARNVAEAALALAERGIERLAPLSLATEFDPQFYRSRYPDVADLGDVDAYRHWLSTGSLLDRAPSEEAVLQALIGQRDFPRAFRWEVMQRREPNRFRTATRVELLEAFLDSAEPGHGELVEGVGGADLWIARAGRAAATGQYHIAETSLLEATRLEPGRGLVWHTLGDFYQGRAAPQQALAAFSRSLETDTPNRWSYLNCVRIAAALGSFEAGLKYLKAARLIWKDTQPWREARQVLFQTWFDSQAASSYDVLPKKDLRAKAHPDTRFKRFLKLFVQQMASIGIPRDVRLAHEGGPILILSGSVITERTRWEALLRKSGKDGRRIMVFSREQLDLFTESLPGASVAVFHEVEIDSQVIDVLLTAGAAGVRRVFWAGPLGRTENGPDLSDQAWSNFLLARDGREVGTTLRSIYAACLCDESILTTPALVSSFNTLGVQPHLGRSALMDALDDVRDLYFNAGGARRIFCALTGRLAEQSAPDEQSPYALRFDQKTVLAQLGVILREHPDVTLLLEGADPTLPLPLGLEKRIERLDNFLTFDQRLAALGQCVLALDIRHQPRDQRSLRDEAAWHGVPTIALIDAPLFGGEHIVASLKELRVAVADRLSDVRGDDPALRRELEEKLAMESPTWLPLRALSDVKPRPRVLLANVFAPPQTIGGATRVLADNLDYLIDHASEDYEFALLASDDENAHRGVTRFDEWRGVPVFRIATPQEIDMDWRTYNSEVDLHAGRVIDLFKPDLVHIHCLPRLSVAVAEACRKRGVPYIVTIHDAWWLSDFPFLVQEDGQSADIGRDPSEQPYSHRIGLPRSLERAARMRSALKGAVRRLSVSEPFAEIYRKAGLEVTTIANGVSPLASMQRTVAGPRVRLGHIGGLQHHKGAYLIEAALRSRRFSNLSLTILDHARDPGAPLQTVWGTTPVTIRGKVPAEKITSLYQDMDALLAPSTWPESFGLVSREAAQCGLWVIASDQGAMGTDIVDGETGFVIDTLSPADLVRAFEVIDADPERFRQSPPDRSGPSRGSDDQARDLLKLYRDLLARS
- a CDS encoding tetratricopeptide repeat protein produces the protein MRHADQARDRRDWAQAALGYRAAINHIPDRPAIWVQYGHALKESGYLHDAELAYRRAIALNSTDADSFIQLGHALKLAERREEAREAYKQAYRLDPSLAQTVVDPSYLDHG
- a CDS encoding glycosyltransferase; the encoded protein is MKRRHEHAVPSGIGNCASPAVQELEALDAAAAAIAADWQSLGGKGHVPDAAAYWKQAPRPARQWLSRLTRHADAARDRGDAVEGAYFYQATVTIAPWRLDLKMQLGNMLKDSGRLPEAEAVYRAIMAEAPDEAEACLQLGHVYNLMGRRKAAIASFREAVRRDDGFMAAHQELFAAGETEAQRSTSAGYAHTHGREQIAHMAITLDGIRAALDDMARALPDVASFSAFPAEDYASFRRLFDFPAPPVNISTTSRLTIVVPQRNVSPVVAAFQIAALSSLARPVNVITLGASAALRQAWDRPTSLGQIVSHAEDEHGLAADLPADRIILLAPGRIPHRHLIAWMDVALAHEGVGIAFCDEEVVRRTHDTMRPFEPYRLLARPEADGLWLSQCDIVGGTLALSAEVWRTYRHLAPREIVEAALADARGVTHVPYALVSTLCESEQLPVEPFHLPSRATEDRPEACTAIICTRDNAADCRRMVESLFRRAHFPECLSCIIVDNGTSNASDLKTLQELALLPRVRILTNNQVFNWSALNNAAAAQVETPNILFCNDDMEMLTKGWDETLDALLRLEKAGAVGARLLYPDDTIQHAGVLLGWKGSVIHDGLHEPRESLAHFARWGVTREASAVTGAFLGMRRSVFVESGGFDADRLPVAYSDIDLCLRLRARGMRVIWTPLIDVRHDESVSRGLDHLDPFRHARNMTERAAFEQIWGEEKLSSDFTVNPIWADATMPLRLIRPVPAGMALRRWRYFQCAPNVSPYDETVPR